A region of Selenomonadales bacterium 4137-cl DNA encodes the following proteins:
- a CDS encoding Stp1/IreP family PP2C-type Ser/Thr phosphatase codes for MLAYALSDIGKVRETNEDSFVCQPPLFVVADGMGGHVAGEVASRVAADTVSARFAGAGGEEPTALLSEAIIDANDKVYRLAQEDSERAGMGTTLTAAFVAGSVLYWGHVGDSRLYLLRGGVLSQVSEDHSLVGELVRNGSITADEALIHPHRNILTRAVGTGDRVKVDTGSLTLAAGDKVLLCTDGLTNMVTDGEIAAALSRDGDGAALLAQLVARANDAGGLDNITAILVCFEAV; via the coding sequence TTGCTGGCCTATGCACTTTCGGACATCGGTAAGGTCCGGGAAACAAACGAAGACAGTTTTGTGTGCCAGCCGCCGCTGTTTGTCGTCGCCGACGGGATGGGCGGCCATGTCGCCGGCGAGGTGGCCAGCCGGGTGGCTGCGGATACGGTGAGCGCGCGGTTCGCCGGCGCCGGCGGCGAGGAACCGACGGCGCTGCTGAGCGAGGCGATCATCGACGCCAATGACAAGGTTTACCGCCTGGCCCAGGAAGACAGTGAGCGCGCCGGCATGGGCACGACGCTGACGGCGGCGTTTGTCGCCGGTTCGGTTCTGTACTGGGGGCATGTCGGCGACAGTCGCCTTTATTTGTTGCGAGGCGGCGTTCTTTCGCAGGTGTCTGAGGACCATTCGCTGGTGGGAGAGCTGGTCAGGAACGGCAGTATAACCGCCGATGAGGCCCTTATCCACCCGCACCGCAATATCCTCACCCGCGCGGTGGGTACGGGCGACAGGGTCAAGGTCGACACCGGCAGTCTGACGCTGGCCGCCGGCGACAAGGTCCTGTTGTGTACCGACGGTTTGACGAATATGGTGACCGACGGCGAGATCGCCGCCGCCCTGAGCCGGGACGGCGACGGCGCGGCGCTGCTGGCTCAGCTGGTGGCTAGGGCGAACGACGCCGGCGGGCTTGATAATATCACCGCTATTCTCGTGTGTTTCGAGGCGGTCTGA
- a CDS encoding DUF3662 and FHA domain-containing protein, with the protein MDFVRRLEDFFEKYIEGFFNARFSGGLQPVEIAKRLAREMESDRTVGISLIYVPNQYSVFLGKEDYERLTPYGQAIRDELAVFVAAEAKRKGYTIVGKPIVDIFCDEAGGRGQFRVVSHYSEPLPEEPEREATGPVQLSDTRVFGKLPPPVSRQASVAGLLTVVKGLDTGLQVDLGAERANIGRRESNELPLTDMNTSRLHAYVVFEDGGHSLYDAKSLNGTYVNDHRVTRKRLKAGDRIKVGNTVILYEVK; encoded by the coding sequence GTGGACTTTGTGCGCCGCCTGGAGGATTTCTTCGAGAAGTATATCGAGGGCTTTTTTAATGCCCGTTTTTCCGGCGGACTGCAGCCGGTGGAGATCGCCAAACGCCTGGCGCGGGAGATGGAGAGCGACCGGACGGTGGGCATTTCCCTGATCTATGTGCCTAATCAGTACAGCGTTTTCCTCGGTAAAGAGGATTACGAGCGGCTGACGCCTTACGGTCAGGCGATCCGCGATGAGCTGGCCGTTTTTGTGGCTGCGGAGGCGAAACGCAAGGGTTATACGATCGTCGGCAAGCCGATCGTGGATATTTTCTGCGATGAGGCGGGCGGGCGGGGGCAGTTCCGAGTGGTGAGCCACTACAGCGAGCCGCTGCCTGAGGAGCCGGAACGGGAGGCGACGGGTCCGGTGCAGTTGTCAGACACCAGGGTGTTCGGCAAGTTGCCGCCGCCGGTGAGCCGCCAGGCGTCGGTCGCCGGGCTGCTGACGGTGGTGAAGGGGCTGGATACCGGGCTGCAGGTTGATCTGGGAGCGGAGCGGGCCAATATCGGCCGCCGCGAGAGCAACGAGTTGCCCTTGACTGATATGAATACGTCGCGGCTGCACGCGTATGTGGTGTTCGAGGACGGCGGCCATTCGCTGTACGACGCCAAGAGTCTTAACGGCACGTATGTGAACGATCACCGCGTCACCCGCAAGCGCCTGAAAGCCGGCGACCGCATCAAGGTGGGGAACACGGTCATCTTATATGAGGTGAAGTGA
- the fmt gene encoding methionyl-tRNA formyltransferase yields MSRLRVVFMGTPDFAVPCLDRLVADGHEVAAVVTQPDRPKGRGQKLTPSPVKEAALGHGLAVMQPEKIRAAEFQAQLAALAPAVIVVVAFGQFLPKAMLELPPLGCVNVHASLLPRYRGAAPIHWAVMNGESSTGVTTMLMDTGMDTGDMILKAEVAIGPNETTGEVHDRLKELGATVLSATLARLADGTAPRMPQDGAAASYAPLLTRAVERIDWGRPAAAVHNLVRGLSPWPGAYCLHAGRTLKVWRSEVVATERGSGRPGRVIAAGDAGAVVLAGDGAVRLTEVQPENRRRMGMDEYIRGYGLTVGETLE; encoded by the coding sequence ATGAGCCGCTTACGGGTGGTGTTCATGGGGACGCCGGATTTCGCCGTTCCCTGCCTGGACAGACTGGTGGCCGACGGACACGAGGTGGCCGCGGTTGTTACTCAGCCCGACCGTCCAAAGGGGCGGGGCCAAAAGCTGACGCCGTCGCCGGTCAAGGAAGCGGCCCTGGGGCACGGCCTTGCGGTGATGCAACCGGAGAAGATCCGCGCGGCGGAGTTTCAGGCCCAACTGGCGGCGCTCGCGCCGGCGGTCATCGTGGTGGTGGCGTTCGGCCAGTTCCTGCCGAAGGCGATGCTTGAACTGCCGCCGCTGGGGTGCGTGAATGTTCATGCTTCGCTGCTGCCGCGTTACCGCGGGGCGGCGCCCATCCACTGGGCGGTGATGAACGGAGAGTCGTCGACCGGGGTTACGACGATGCTGATGGATACCGGTATGGATACCGGGGATATGATATTAAAGGCCGAGGTCGCGATTGGTCCCAACGAAACTACCGGTGAGGTGCACGACAGGCTGAAGGAGCTGGGGGCGACTGTTTTGTCCGCGACGTTGGCCAGGCTGGCTGACGGCACGGCGCCGCGTATGCCTCAGGACGGGGCTGCGGCGAGCTACGCGCCGCTTTTGACGCGGGCGGTGGAGCGCATCGACTGGGGCCGGCCGGCGGCGGCGGTGCACAATCTGGTGCGCGGCCTGAGTCCGTGGCCGGGGGCGTACTGTCTCCACGCCGGCCGGACGCTGAAGGTCTGGCGGAGCGAGGTGGTGGCGACGGAGCGCGGCAGCGGCCGGCCCGGCCGGGTGATAGCGGCCGGCGACGCCGGGGCGGTGGTGCTCGCCGGCGACGGCGCGGTGCGTTTGACGGAGGTGCAGCCGGAGAACCGGCGGCGCATGGGGATGGACGAGTATATCCGCGGTTACGGGCTGACGGTTGGCGAAACCCTGGAGTAA
- a CDS encoding DUF116 domain-containing protein, protein MMEAVARPRKRLFLGLILVSMALAVLAGYVLWHVSFPGLANISAYLPLVIGFLLAAVVLAAIAGVGSIVLALLGYPTLAVFRGVAWSAIQLLFPLAIRIGKLFDIDKERVERSFIEVSNQLVRQKRVRVRADKLLILTPHCIQHESCPFKITRDVHNCRSCGKCRVSDLLALSDKYGVHVAVVTGGTLARKVVKEIRPHAVLAIACERDLTSGIQDVFPLPVIGVLNERPEGPCCNTTVDMAKVEATLKNFLA, encoded by the coding sequence ATGATGGAAGCGGTGGCCCGGCCGCGCAAGCGCCTGTTTCTCGGTTTGATTCTGGTTAGTATGGCGTTGGCGGTGTTGGCGGGCTATGTTCTGTGGCACGTCAGTTTTCCGGGTTTGGCCAACATCAGCGCTTACCTGCCGCTGGTGATAGGATTTTTGCTGGCCGCGGTCGTGCTGGCGGCTATCGCCGGGGTGGGCAGCATCGTGCTGGCGCTGCTCGGCTATCCGACGCTGGCGGTTTTCCGGGGGGTGGCCTGGTCGGCCATCCAGTTGCTTTTTCCGCTGGCCATCCGTATCGGCAAGTTGTTCGATATTGACAAGGAGCGGGTGGAACGCTCGTTTATCGAGGTGAGCAACCAACTGGTGCGCCAGAAGAGGGTCCGGGTGAGGGCGGACAAGCTGCTCATCCTGACGCCCCACTGCATCCAGCACGAGTCTTGCCCCTTCAAAATAACCCGTGATGTGCACAACTGCCGCTCCTGCGGCAAGTGCCGGGTGAGCGACCTGCTGGCGCTGTCGGATAAGTATGGGGTGCATGTGGCGGTGGTGACGGGCGGGACGCTGGCCCGCAAGGTGGTAAAGGAGATCAGGCCGCACGCCGTGCTGGCGATCGCCTGCGAGCGCGATCTGACGAGCGGTATCCAGGACGTTTTCCCCCTGCCGGTCATTGGGGTGCTGAACGAGCGGCCGGAGGGGCCGTGCTGCAATACGACGGTGGATATGGCCAAGGTGGAGGCCACGCTGAAGAACTTCCTCGCGTAG
- the def gene encoding peptide deformylase, translating into MTVLDIRKAGDKVLKEQAAPVAKIDRRIKKLLDDMAQTMYEASGVGLAAPQVGASLRVIVVDAGEGLIELVNPAVVAGEGCEAGTEGCLSVPGVYGQVERYAKVTVEGLNREGRKVTVSGTGLLARALQHEIDHLNGVLFIEKATTLYKGQEE; encoded by the coding sequence GTGACTGTGCTTGATATCAGAAAGGCCGGCGATAAGGTGCTCAAGGAGCAGGCGGCGCCGGTGGCGAAGATCGACCGCAGGATCAAGAAGCTGCTTGACGATATGGCCCAGACGATGTACGAGGCGAGCGGGGTGGGCCTGGCCGCTCCTCAGGTGGGGGCTTCCCTGCGGGTTATTGTCGTCGACGCCGGCGAAGGACTTATCGAGCTGGTCAACCCGGCGGTGGTCGCCGGCGAGGGCTGCGAGGCCGGCACCGAGGGCTGCCTGAGCGTCCCGGGGGTGTACGGCCAGGTGGAGCGCTACGCCAAGGTGACGGTGGAGGGCCTGAACCGCGAGGGCCGCAAGGTGACGGTGAGCGGCACGGGGTTGCTGGCCCGCGCTCTCCAGCATGAGATCGACCACCTGAACGGGGTGCTGTTCATCGAGAAGGCTACTACTCTTTATAAGGGGCAGGAGGAATGA
- the rsmB gene encoding 16S rRNA (cytosine(967)-C(5))-methyltransferase RsmB, translated as MAVDARDVALKIINEVDTGGAYANIALARELGRRPLSDQDRRFVTELVYGTVKAGATLDWLLGHYCSRPLAKIDPVIRNILRMGVYQIFFLSRVPVSAACNQAVELAKKHGHAGTVKFVNAVLRSAARDPGKAVYPDADKEPARYLALKYFHPEWLVERWLARLGFEACEALLAADNATPPLSLRTNTLRISRDDLLVRLADEGAAGEPSRWTPEGVVCREYPALARLASLQEGLFQVQDESSMLVAHVVGPQPGEFVIDACGAPGGKSTHLAALMGNRGRVLSTDLYEHKLKLTAENAVRLGLGIIETKVFDATKLDTAYASQADRVLVDAPCSGLGVLRRKPDSRWRKSASMLRDLPVLQAAILASAAACVKPGGVLVYSTCTTEPEENEAVVRAFLAGRDDFALVSAGALLPVPRAEEMVQLWPHVDGVDGFFIARMERRREPV; from the coding sequence ATGGCTGTTGACGCGCGTGACGTGGCGCTGAAAATCATAAACGAAGTCGATACCGGGGGCGCTTACGCGAATATCGCGCTGGCGCGCGAGCTGGGGAGGCGGCCGCTGTCCGATCAGGACCGCCGGTTTGTGACTGAGCTTGTTTACGGGACGGTGAAAGCGGGGGCGACGCTCGACTGGCTGCTCGGCCATTACTGCAGCCGGCCGTTGGCCAAGATCGATCCGGTGATCCGCAATATTTTGCGCATGGGCGTGTACCAGATCTTTTTTTTGTCCCGCGTGCCGGTGTCGGCGGCCTGCAATCAGGCTGTGGAGTTGGCGAAGAAGCACGGCCACGCGGGCACGGTGAAGTTCGTGAATGCGGTGCTGCGGAGCGCCGCCCGCGACCCGGGCAAGGCGGTGTATCCCGACGCGGACAAGGAGCCGGCGCGTTATCTGGCGCTGAAGTATTTCCACCCCGAGTGGCTGGTGGAAAGGTGGCTGGCCAGGCTGGGGTTTGAGGCCTGCGAGGCGCTGCTGGCGGCCGATAACGCGACGCCGCCGTTGTCGCTGAGGACGAATACGCTCCGGATCAGCCGCGACGATTTGCTGGTCCGCCTGGCGGACGAAGGGGCGGCGGGCGAGCCGTCGCGCTGGACGCCCGAGGGCGTGGTGTGCCGGGAATATCCCGCGCTGGCCAGGCTGGCGTCGCTGCAGGAGGGCCTTTTCCAGGTGCAGGACGAGAGTTCGATGCTGGTGGCCCACGTGGTGGGGCCGCAGCCGGGGGAGTTCGTGATCGACGCCTGCGGGGCGCCGGGGGGCAAGAGTACTCACCTGGCGGCGCTGATGGGCAACAGGGGCCGGGTGCTGTCGACCGACCTGTACGAGCATAAGCTGAAGCTGACGGCGGAGAACGCCGTTCGCCTGGGGCTGGGGATAATCGAGACGAAGGTGTTCGACGCGACCAAACTTGATACGGCGTACGCCAGCCAGGCCGACAGGGTGCTGGTGGACGCGCCGTGCTCGGGGCTGGGGGTGCTGCGGCGCAAGCCCGATTCACGCTGGCGGAAGAGCGCGAGCATGCTGCGCGACCTGCCGGTGCTGCAGGCGGCCATTTTGGCGAGCGCGGCGGCGTGCGTCAAGCCGGGCGGGGTGCTAGTGTACAGTACGTGCACGACCGAGCCGGAGGAAAATGAGGCGGTTGTCCGCGCTTTTCTGGCCGGACGGGACGATTTCGCCCTCGTGAGCGCGGGCGCGCTGCTGCCTGTGCCGCGGGCGGAGGAGATGGTGCAGCTGTGGCCGCACGTCGACGGGGTGGACGGGTTTTTCATCGCCCGGATGGAGAGAAGGCGGGAGCCGGTATGA
- the rlmN gene encoding 23S rRNA (adenine(2503)-C(2))-methyltransferase RlmN, protein MTDRVNLFGLTAGEMAAAVAPYGLEKYRGRQVAAWLYQRHVRDFAAMTDLPKGAREVLAAHFAVGAVTLKAEQQAADGATSKFLLALADSLAVETVLMRHDYGNSVCVSTQVGCAMGCAFCASTLRGVERDLTAGEILAQVLYAQERLAGSGQKVNSVVIMGSGEPLANYDNVVKFIRLCHEPYCLGLSYRSVTLSTAGVVPGIDSLAAEGLPVTLAISLHAPDDGLRTRLMPVNRTWPLAEVLAAGDRYAAATGRRVTYEYALIAGVNDDDEQAAALAALLKGRLANVNLIPVNPVPERGLLRPDAGRVRRFLAVLEARKVNATVRREMGGDIRAACGQLRHAVLASEEGRE, encoded by the coding sequence ATGACGGACAGGGTGAATCTTTTCGGGCTGACGGCCGGGGAGATGGCCGCCGCGGTGGCGCCTTACGGCCTGGAGAAGTATCGCGGCCGCCAGGTGGCGGCGTGGCTTTATCAGCGTCATGTCCGCGATTTCGCCGCTATGACCGACTTGCCCAAGGGGGCGAGGGAGGTTCTGGCGGCGCATTTTGCTGTCGGGGCGGTGACGTTGAAGGCCGAGCAGCAGGCCGCCGACGGGGCGACGAGCAAGTTCCTGCTGGCGCTGGCGGACAGCCTGGCTGTGGAGACGGTGCTGATGCGCCACGATTACGGCAACAGTGTGTGTGTTTCGACCCAGGTGGGCTGCGCGATGGGCTGCGCTTTCTGCGCTTCGACGCTGCGGGGGGTGGAGCGCGACCTGACGGCCGGGGAGATCCTCGCCCAGGTGCTGTATGCCCAGGAGAGGCTCGCCGGGAGCGGGCAGAAGGTGAATTCGGTCGTCATCATGGGGTCGGGGGAGCCGCTGGCCAATTACGATAATGTGGTGAAGTTCATCCGCCTGTGTCACGAGCCGTACTGTCTCGGTCTTAGCTATCGCAGCGTTACGCTGTCGACCGCCGGAGTGGTGCCGGGCATCGACAGTCTGGCGGCCGAGGGATTGCCGGTGACGCTGGCGATTTCGCTGCACGCACCGGACGACGGGCTGAGGACGCGGCTGATGCCGGTGAACCGCACCTGGCCGCTGGCCGAGGTGCTGGCGGCCGGCGATCGTTACGCGGCGGCGACCGGCCGGCGGGTTACATACGAGTATGCGCTGATCGCCGGGGTGAACGACGACGATGAGCAGGCGGCGGCCTTGGCCGCTTTGCTTAAGGGGCGGCTGGCGAATGTCAACCTTATCCCCGTGAATCCTGTGCCGGAGCGCGGCCTGCTGCGCCCGGACGCCGGCCGGGTGCGAAGGTTTCTGGCGGTGCTGGAGGCCAGGAAGGTCAACGCGACGGTGCGGCGGGAGATGGGCGGCGATATTCGCGCGGCCTGCGGACAGCTCCGCCATGCCGTGCTGGCCTCTGAAGAGGGAAGGGAATGA
- a CDS encoding FHA domain-containing protein: MPSKIMVLNYIGIALQYAVLALLYYFLFKVLRAVYSDLRAERSEVRLRPSAADESAAAESDAARLVVVDAGSVAMARPAYELAETVSIGRGEGNDIVVADNFVSHEHALITRYKHAFWLTDLNSTNGTLHNNRRVADEVLLKNGDLIAVGAVTFRFER; the protein is encoded by the coding sequence TTGCCTAGCAAGATCATGGTGCTGAATTATATCGGGATCGCCTTGCAGTACGCGGTTTTAGCGCTGCTGTATTATTTTTTATTCAAGGTGCTGCGGGCGGTGTACAGCGATCTCAGGGCCGAGCGTTCTGAGGTGCGCCTCCGGCCGTCGGCCGCCGACGAGTCGGCGGCGGCGGAGAGTGACGCCGCCAGGCTGGTGGTGGTGGACGCGGGGAGCGTGGCTATGGCCCGGCCAGCGTATGAGCTGGCGGAGACCGTTTCGATCGGGCGCGGCGAGGGCAACGATATCGTCGTCGCCGACAACTTTGTTTCCCACGAGCATGCCCTCATTACCCGTTATAAGCATGCTTTCTGGCTGACCGACCTAAACAGCACCAACGGTACGCTGCATAACAACCGCCGGGTCGCGGACGAGGTTCTTCTGAAAAACGGCGATCTGATCGCCGTCGGCGCGGTTACTTTCCGCTTTGAGAGGTGA